TATCCATGAATCCCTGAGATATAATCAGGGTTTTATTGACTATGGAACCTGACAAAACAGACACTCGCGACGGCAAAGGAGGACAGGAAGGAAAGAGATGCGGGCAACCTGTCTTTGGGAAGATGACTATAGCACTGATCATCGGAATCGTTGCTTTATTGATCATTTTTCTGGCTGTATTTTCATCTGCATCGCCATCAGTGCAAAATCAAGTCGTCTCCCCCGGCACCTGCGGGGACAAGGTACTCCAGTATGTGAACCAGAACCTGGTCCCTCAGGGGAGCCCTGCCACCCTTGTCGAGACTTCAGAAGACCGGGGTCTGTACTGGATAAAGATCCAGTACCAGTCACAGGTGATCACCCTGTTCGCATCAAAGGACTGCAGCCTCTTATTCACCAGTAATTATGATATGAACCAACAGGGCACGCAGGCCGCACAGCAGAAAGCCCCGGTGAAATCCGCCCGTCCCGCTGTGGATCTCTACGTCATGGCATTCTGCCCCTACGGGATCCAGGCAGAGACTGTGATGAAACCCGTTGTCGGCCTGCTGGGATCAAAGGCAGATATCCGGCTGCGTTATATCACGATGGTGACCGGGACAACAGCCGATTCAGTAAATTCCCTGCATGGGCCTACGGAAGCACAGGAAGACCTCCGCCAGATCTGTATCCAGAAATATTATCCTGAAAAACTCTGGACGTACGTTGCACGGTTCAATGAAGCATGTTATCCGGAGTCCGCCAATACAGAAACCCAGAAAGCCTGCTGGATGAATGCGAGTGCAATGGCAGGGATCGACATGGCAAAGATCACTGCCTGTGCATCTGGGCCGGAAGGGATCTCGCTTATGAAAGCGGATGAGGCAGATTCAAATAAGAATGGCGCATCGGGATCACCCACGCTCATCATCAACGGCGTGACATATTCCGGGGCACGCACACCGGAAAGATACAAGCAGGCGATCTGCAACAGTTACGACACCGCACCGGCCGAATGTGACACGACGTTATCAACTACGCAGGCAACAAATGCAGCTGGTGGGTGCGGGTAATTTTTTCCTTATGTTTATTGACAATTTCGAACCGGAAAATATTTTTGGGTAAATGGTAATTTTACACCTAATTTTTCACATAAAATCTTCTACATTCCGATGAATAGTTTTCGTGCTCCGGGGAACTTCGTCGATGGTTCAGCCCCGTCACCCGGTCCCGAATTCCTAAATCACAGTCGAGGGACAACATCGCCAGGTCGCGGGCGATGGTCAGTAAGTACTATCACCTTTAGGTCATTGTATTTCAGGATGACCGAGAATAGGTCAGCGCCCGGGAGGTACGGAGTCCTCTCACTTAAGTTATCTCAGTTCTATTGTTTTTGCTTGATAAATTACCCCCTCAAGATGGTTCTTATCTTTCGGCTGGGACAATGCGTAAAGTGTATATGTACCCGGGGGTAGGTTTGAGGAATTTGTTCGCCAATTATACCACCAAGTATTAGGACCGAATTCTGTATTTCTTACTGATATGACCGTGTCAAAGCTTGAGATATTATCGTTGATGACTTCAGATTCAGGATTATTGAGATTCGCACCTGTTCTTTCACCAATTCCCGGTCCGGTGATCATTAAATAGACTTTGTCAGATACAGTGTTTAAACCATGAATAGAAATAATGTCACCTCTCATAAAAAAATTGTCAACTAATCGGGATTCACCATCATACAGAAAAAAAAAGCGCTCCTTTGGAGTAAATGGATTTAATGGTTGATCATTCACCAACAAAAAAGCAGCGACCAATTTTACAACAAAAAACAATAAAATTATAATAAGTATTATCCCAATTACTGTAAACACTGTTTTCAATGAATATTTTTTTTCTTTTTTATCCGATGGTGTTTCATCCATACTTTCCATTCCATTTTATCACATAAAAATTTTTCATTTAAATGAAATCGAAGGCAAAAAATAACGCATATTTATTTTCAGATAATACGATCAACGGAAAGAACAACCTCAGCATATTTAAATGTTCTCCTCTTCGATATTGTTATGACAACATTTCCTCATGAAGTCACTCACTTCGGTGTAAGTGTTTTGAATTGCGTAAAAGGTAAAGGTGGTTAAATGCGAATCATGGATAACCGGTGTCTTTTCATTTTCCTGCTGGCAGCTATTGTTATAGTTCCAGTTTCTGCACAGATTGATGATACTTTAACAGAACAAAATGCATCATCTGTTATTTTTCCGCAAATGAAAATCACTCCGTCTGATACTCTGAAACATTCCGGAATTGAGCAGCAAGGGCAGCAGAAACAACTCAGTGCACTCACAGAACCACTCGATGTAAAAATCCAATCATCAGATTCAGTTGATATCGAATGGCAGAAACTTATCGGGGGTAACAGCGGAGAAATTTTTTTGATATTCAACAGACTTCCGATGGGGGGTTCATAGCAATTGGAGGAACGGGTTCGAGTAATAATGGGGATGTTATTGGATGGAATCATGGATCTGCAGATGCCTGGATTGTAAAATTCGATGAAGCGGGCAATATCCAATGGCAGAAACTCATCGGGGGTAATGGTTATGATCAGGGCATGACTATCCGGCAGACACCCGATGGATATATATTCACTGGTTTTACGAGTTCTACCAATGATGAATACGCCACTTTGAATCATGGTTCATACGATCTCTGGGTTGTGAAATTGGATACAACCGGGGAGATGCAATGGCAGGATGTTCTAGGAGGGAGTGGCGATGAATGGGGAATGAGCGTCCGCCAGACATTGGACAACGGATACATTGTAACCGGATACACGAATTCCAATGATATCGAAAATATCAATTCGAACAACGGTGGGACGGATGCATGGGTGCTGAAACTGGGAAGTTCCGGAAATATTGAATGGCAGAAATTGTTCGGTGGGGAAAATTATGATGCAGGGCATAGTATCATCCAGACGTCGGATTGGGGATATGTCTTTGCTGGGTATACCGATTCCAGCAACAGCGGGGATGTTGGTAAAAATCATGGATATTTCGACATATGGGTTGTTAAATTGGACGGTTCTGGTGAAATTCTTTGGAAAAAATTATTAGGAGGCAATGGTTCGGAAATAACATATTTCGGAAATGGAATCCAGCAGACAACAGATGGCGGTTTCATCCTACTTGGGTATACAACTTCAAACAACAATGGAGACGTTGGTCATAACCATGGAGGAACCGATCTCTGGGTTGCGAAATTGAGCAATGCCGGAGAATTGCAATGGGAGAAGACACTCGGGGGCGCATCAAACGAATTATCCGGAAGTATCGAACAGATCTCTGATGGGGGGTATATCTTAACTGGAAACACACTCTCCAGCAATACCGGTGATGTTGGCCAGAATAATGGCGATACTGATTATTGGGTCGTGAAATTAGATTCGATCGGAGTTATCCAATGGCAGGATACCTTAGGTGGCAATAATTTAGAACAGGGCAACTGTGTTAAACAGACTTCGGATGGCGGTTACATAATAACAGGATTCTCCAGATCGGCCAATAGTGGGGATATCGGTGAAAATCATGGCTTCGAGGATGCCTGGACAATAAAACTGAGACCTCGCACCATGACTGCACCCGAGGACGTTAAAAGATATGCACCGAACCTGTGGTTCGAAGATTCTGAGAATTACTATCCGATCAATCCATTCTTTTACGTAAACGATTTCGACAAGATTAACGGAGAAAATGGCAAGAACTCATATTTGGCGATGACCAAAGATCAAAAAATAAACAATATTACAGTTCTGTACCATGTGGATGAAAGAATTCCTGATACCAAAGTGTACGAATATTGGTTCTATTATCCATTTAATGACTTTTTAGACCAGCATTACCATGATTGGGAAACGGTCTTTGTCTTCGTTGATAAAACATCAGGATCTGTAAAAAAAGTAGTTGCGTCTTCGCATTCAGATTGGGATCCTAATAACGTTCTTGATAATCCTGGAAAGGATCACTCAGATATTCTGGTTGAATGTGGATCTCATGCGAGTGTAATTGATGGAAATAATAATGGACGTGCAGGATATTTCGAACCGTTTGAAATAAGTAATCCTTATAAATATGTTATCAGGTCGCCCAATCCTGTACCGGAAATAATGCCCTGGGCTTATCAGATCTGGGGTTTCGGAAATCTTAATTTACCTCGCTGGTTGGTCTTGGAATATCCAATCTTGCCTGATACACCTCCGGATCCAACAACTTGGTGGAAACCCGGTATAAAAATTGCAAACAATGATCCCCGTTATAAGTTGAAGGAGATATCCCCGACGTTCATTCATAATTTCGACGGACAGGAAAAATTACCGAATTCTCCATTTCTAGGATCGTTTAATTTAAAAGTCCCTCAGCTGGGAATAGATAGTTATGTCCCAATTGGTGGAAATCAGCCACTTTTTGCTTGGAATACTGTATCTTGGGATAACCCCGAAAAAATTGATACCCCTCTTGAATATGTAATGCAAGGGGCAGTAACATACTTGCATTATTCTCCACATTGGTATGAATATCCGGGTTCGGTGATAGTCATATTCAGTGATCAACAATATGTTACCGCGACAAATGCCAGCGGATTTTTCCTTATCAATAATGTTACACCCGGATACCATGAAGTTGTAGTCAATCGACCCGGATTTTCCCCATACAAACAAAGATTCTTAAATGAAGGGAATTCAAGTCTGGGGGCCGATGAAAAATTATACCTTGTTCCCGAATCAGATTCATTCAGGATTCAGGGATATGTCAGAAATCAGGACGGATCCATCTTATCAAATTATCCTGTAGACGTTTATGATGGAAATAATACTCACTTGTTTACTACACTTACCGAAGAAGACGGTTCTTATTTGGAAACCGTCTCAAAATGGTACAATTATACTGTCGTAGTTGCAGATCAGTCATCGAATGGGACAGTAAAAGTAAATAGTATCGCCGGAAGTGTCGTTTGGGCTAATATCACAATCGGAACGCATTGTTCATGGCCTATACCGAACTTCACCGCCTCTTCGACAAACATCTCCACGTTCGAGACTGTCCAGTTCACCGATACTTCAGAAGCATCCCCAACGAAATGGTACTGGGAATTCGGCGACGGCACGAACTCAACGGAGCAGAACCCGTCGCACATGTACCTGGTGATTGGGAACTACACTGTCAATCTCACGGCATGGAACGATCTGGGGAGTGATACCGAGACAAAGACAGATTACATCACGGTCGGTTACCAGAAACCCATCAATGCAGATTTCAACGCCACCCCCACGACCGGCTCGTACCCGCTGACCGTCCGGTTCACCGACCTGACCAGTTCATCTCCCAACAAATGGTACTGGGAGTTCGGTGACGGGACGAATTCGACAGTCCGGAACCCGGTGCACATATACCAGACCGGCGGGAATTTCACGGTCAACCTTACGGCTTCGAACATCTACGGGAACGACACGGTCACGAAGGAGGATTATATCCGTATCTATCCCACGCCCGTTCCTGTTGCCGGTTTCACGTCCAATTATTCTTATGATGAAAACAAGGCACCCGTAACGGTTCGGTTTGTCGATCAATCGGTTGTCTCCGGGAATGAAACCCGGTGGTTCTGGGATTTCGGCGACGGCACGAATTCGACTGAACAGAACCCGGTCCACAGCTTTGATGTATGGCTGGGATATTACTACGGCGGGTACCAAATATCGCTGACGGTGACCGACAATTATGGGCGGACATCGACATTCTCGGAATATTTCGTCGAGGTCCGGAAAGACTATGAGCTCGATTTTATTGGAGAACCCAGATCCGGTAAATCACCATTGAATGTCACATTCTCAGATACCAGTCCCGACGACCTTGATCCGCGATATTATTTATGGGATTTTGGCGATGGGACTTCGTTCGAATGGATCCTCTGGGATAACCCGGAGGAACCTCCGAAAAACATAACCCATGTTTACAGCGCTCCGGGCAATTATACGGTGACGCTGACAAAAGGGATCGTGGTTCTGGAAACGGAAGTGACTAAGACCCGGGTGGATTATATTATCGTAACTTCGCCGGTTCCTCCGGTTGCAAACTTCTCCGCCAATATCACATCCGGGAAAGTCCCTCTTGCGGTTGCATTTTCTGATTTATCCTCAGGTTCACCGACAGGCTGGAGCTGGACATTCGGCGACGGCGCAGGGTCCTTGGACCGGAACCCGGTCCACGTTTACTCATCGGCGGGCATCTATACTGTCTCGCTGCATGTAACCAACGCTGACGGAAGTGATACCGCTACCAAAGTGAACTATGTCTCTGTCTCATCTCCGGTTCCTCCGGTTGCGGACTTTTCAGCCAATACCACATCCGGTACCGCACCTCTTGCAGTCGCGTTCACGGACACTTCATCCGGGTCACCAACAAGCTGGTCATGGAACTTCGGTGACGGGATAACCACGACCGATCGGAACCCGGTGCATGTATATTCCGCAACCGGGAAATATACCGTCTCGCTGAGCGTAACGAATGCAGACGGTAGCGATACTATTACGAAGCCAGATTACATAACCGTCACTTCTCCGACCCCGACTCCGACACCAACCCCGACACCAGGCACAATTCCGGCGACAATCAGAATCGAACCCGAAACCCTCAACCTGAAAAGCAAAGGTGTTTTTACCGCGTTCATCACCCTGCCTTCGGGATATAACGTGAATAATATCGATGTCGCTTCGCTTGTGTGCGAAGGTGCTCACGCGAAGAGTGGACACGCGACAGGAGGGGGTGAATATATTGCAAAGTTCGAGAGACAGGATCTGGTCGGGATTGTTCCGGGTGATGCGGTTACGTTCACGGTGGTTGGAAACGTGATTGTGAACGGAAATCCAATCGAATTTCGTGGGAGTGATACGATCAGAGTGATTGAATAGGAAACAATGGTAGTAATCGTGATTTTCTGAATGGTATGAGGGATTAATGAAAAGGCAGGGAATCACGCCCCGCCTTTTTTGTTCGACCATTTTAACAATCTCCTGTCAACCCCGGCCAAATCGAAGAACTTCATTCTTCTCCAATCTCATGTCCTCGACATTTGATTAATCGAAGAACCCGGTTCTTCTCTAGGGGCGCGTCCCTTCAGGACTCCCCTTACTTCAGCCCCGGCACCCCGTCCGCCCACTTTTCTACCCGGGAGCGGATCCCCTCATCATTGTATGAGGAGAGTGTCACCCGATCGCGGGCGATACTCAGGAAGTACAGCCCGGCCTTCGGGTCGTTGCACTTCAGGATGACCGAGAAGAGATCGGCAGCAGGGACATGATGTACCTTCCCGCCATGCGCTGCAATGTTTGCCATGTTCGAGATCACGGCGGCAATACCGTTCTGGTAGCCGTCGATGGAGTTGTACATATCCAGCCCGTTTCCGATCCGCTTCCCTTTCGTATTCATGTACACGAATTTTGCCGTGTACATCTCCCGCACCTTCTCGACCGGCGGGTGGTGCTTTTTCGCACTCCTGTAGGACGTGCACCCGAGCGGGTTCTTCAGGACGAGCGACTGGATGACAGCATTGAACGCCATCACGTCCGGAAACGGTTTTTTTAACTGGCGGACAGCACTCTTTGTTCCGGCTCTCTGGTTGAAATGTGCCATATTTTACCTCGTTTGGTATCAGCCACAGTATCGGTCGCGGTTGTTTCTCTCCCGCGATGCCCCATGACCCAGCCGGCGGTGCAGGGTGTTGGGGGAAGCGTATGAGTCCTGATCAAGGAGAATGAGGGGGACTGATAAATCCTTGGTGGTCGGTTGCACGGGGATTGGAGGGGGTCTGGCGGTGTACTTTAATGACCGCGACCCGCTGTCCCTAGGCTGTCTATTCTTTCCGGTATTTCCGGATTTACTGTCATTGAACTATGGCAATACACGGTCATTGTGGTGCCTTGTTTCACGTGGCATGTGGTTGTTCCAATTCGAAAAAAGTTGCCCGACCCCCTCCAACACCCCACGGCTCCGACCCGCTTTTTGCATGGGTGATGGCAGGCTTTTACGACTGTGAATTCGCGGAGTGATGGTGATCCTGATGTCCATATGTGGTAGGGGGGGTCGGGGCCAATATGAGGGTGATCTCCCCCCTCAGAACTCCCCGTCCTGCTCAAAACTCCTGCCATACCGGATCGCAAGCTCCGCCTTGTAGAGCTCCCTTCCAAGGTAGGCCGCATGGTCGAGCAACGTGACATCGCCGTTTTTCATGATGGTGTAAAAAACGTCCTGCCAGCGTTTGCCCCTCAACGCCTTGCCGTTGATGACCGCAACGATGGAATCGCCTTCAATCCCGATCCGGAAATTCCCTTTCGGGTCGTACGTAATCTTGTCCGGCATGGGTTTTGCACTCGCAATCGTATCATATTCAAGGGGGGGTTCGCGCCGCCGGCGTTTCTCCTTGAGCGTGAGCAGATCGATGCCAAGGTCTTTGGGATACGGCCGGTCTTTTGCGAGCACCATCATCTCGGTTGCCCGCCGCATCTCGCTGACTGATCCTTGTGTCTTGTCGGAGTGTTCGCTTGTGAAAATCACCGATGCACCGGCTTCCATGGCAAGCCCTGCAAGCAGCGCATTTGCGCCGATTGAATCTGCATCGAGGAGCTCAACGACATTCCCTGCACCAAAGAAGACCGGATATGATGATTTACCGAACTTTCTGAGTGACGTTGCCAGCCCGGAGCAGACCGGCTGGAGGAGGGGGTCGGCGATGATGCACCGGATGCCGCCCCTCTTTGCGAGCGCGATATTATGGGCAAGCGTGTGATCATCCGGCACCACAACCGCCGCAGCACCGGCTTTTGCGATCTCCTTCCCGATCACCGGGATATTTTTTGACTGGAGAGAGAGCACGATATCGGCCCGGAAAAGCGCCGCCCTGATAAGTACCGGGTCCTGCGTATCAACAGCAAGCGGGCGGTCGATATCGCTGACCGCGCCAAATACCCGTTTCACATCCTGCGGTGTCGCATCAAACCCAAACCCGAGGTCCACGATGTCCGCGCCCGCGGAAAAGAACCGCTCCACATCACTGCGGATATCCTCGCACAGGTGTGCATCCATGATCTCGGCGAGCACTTTTATCCTTGAT
Above is a genomic segment from Methanoregula sp. containing:
- a CDS encoding PKD domain-containing protein translates to MTIRQTPDGYIFTGFTSSTNDEYATLNHGSYDLWVVKLDTTGEMQWQDVLGGSGDEWGMSVRQTLDNGYIVTGYTNSNDIENINSNNGGTDAWVLKLGSSGNIEWQKLFGGENYDAGHSIIQTSDWGYVFAGYTDSSNSGDVGKNHGYFDIWVVKLDGSGEILWKKLLGGNGSEITYFGNGIQQTTDGGFILLGYTTSNNNGDVGHNHGGTDLWVAKLSNAGELQWEKTLGGASNELSGSIEQISDGGYILTGNTLSSNTGDVGQNNGDTDYWVVKLDSIGVIQWQDTLGGNNLEQGNCVKQTSDGGYIITGFSRSANSGDIGENHGFEDAWTIKLRPRTMTAPEDVKRYAPNLWFEDSENYYPINPFFYVNDFDKINGENGKNSYLAMTKDQKINNITVLYHVDERIPDTKVYEYWFYYPFNDFLDQHYHDWETVFVFVDKTSGSVKKVVASSHSDWDPNNVLDNPGKDHSDILVECGSHASVIDGNNNGRAGYFEPFEISNPYKYVIRSPNPVPEIMPWAYQIWGFGNLNLPRWLVLEYPILPDTPPDPTTWWKPGIKIANNDPRYKLKEISPTFIHNFDGQEKLPNSPFLGSFNLKVPQLGIDSYVPIGGNQPLFAWNTVSWDNPEKIDTPLEYVMQGAVTYLHYSPHWYEYPGSVIVIFSDQQYVTATNASGFFLINNVTPGYHEVVVNRPGFSPYKQRFLNEGNSSLGADEKLYLVPESDSFRIQGYVRNQDGSILSNYPVDVYDGNNTHLFTTLTEEDGSYLETVSKWYNYTVVVADQSSNGTVKVNSIAGSVVWANITIGTHCSWPIPNFTASSTNISTFETVQFTDTSEASPTKWYWEFGDGTNSTEQNPSHMYLVIGNYTVNLTAWNDLGSDTETKTDYITVGYQKPINADFNATPTTGSYPLTVRFTDLTSSSPNKWYWEFGDGTNSTVRNPVHIYQTGGNFTVNLTASNIYGNDTVTKEDYIRIYPTPVPVAGFTSNYSYDENKAPVTVRFVDQSVVSGNETRWFWDFGDGTNSTEQNPVHSFDVWLGYYYGGYQISLTVTDNYGRTSTFSEYFVEVRKDYELDFIGEPRSGKSPLNVTFSDTSPDDLDPRYYLWDFGDGTSFEWILWDNPEEPPKNITHVYSAPGNYTVTLTKGIVVLETEVTKTRVDYIIVTSPVPPVANFSANITSGKVPLAVAFSDLSSGSPTGWSWTFGDGAGSLDRNPVHVYSSAGIYTVSLHVTNADGSDTATKVNYVSVSSPVPPVADFSANTTSGTAPLAVAFTDTSSGSPTSWSWNFGDGITTTDRNPVHVYSATGKYTVSLSVTNADGSDTITKPDYITVTSPTPTPTPTPTPGTIPATIRIEPETLNLKSKGVFTAFITLPSGYNVNNIDVASLVCEGAHAKSGHATGGGEYIAKFERQDLVGIVPGDAVTFTVVGNVIVNGNPIEFRGSDTIRVIE
- a CDS encoding thioredoxin domain-containing protein; translation: MEPDKTDTRDGKGGQEGKRCGQPVFGKMTIALIIGIVALLIIFLAVFSSASPSVQNQVVSPGTCGDKVLQYVNQNLVPQGSPATLVETSEDRGLYWIKIQYQSQVITLFASKDCSLLFTSNYDMNQQGTQAAQQKAPVKSARPAVDLYVMAFCPYGIQAETVMKPVVGLLGSKADIRLRYITMVTGTTADSVNSLHGPTEAQEDLRQICIQKYYPEKLWTYVARFNEACYPESANTETQKACWMNASAMAGIDMAKITACASGPEGISLMKADEADSNKNGASGSPTLIINGVTYSGARTPERYKQAICNSYDTAPAECDTTLSTTQATNAAGGCG
- a CDS encoding dihydropteroate synthase-like protein; this encodes MRILLPTGAATETIVRNAARGFGADVVVTGEIASFLTPHHLHSLIGKGRYDMAIVSGMCTASFAQVERETGVPVYRGPRHAADLALILPFLETITLSRTVPADEFLAAKRAEEAFSIIEDLERNATFTYLIRGLKIGGTSRIKVLAEIMDAHLCEDIRSDVERFFSAGADIVDLGFGFDATPQDVKRVFGAVSDIDRPLAVDTQDPVLIRAALFRADIVLSLQSKNIPVIGKEIAKAGAAAVVVPDDHTLAHNIALAKRGGIRCIIADPLLQPVCSGLATSLRKFGKSSYPVFFGAGNVVELLDADSIGANALLAGLAMEAGASVIFTSEHSDKTQGSVSEMRRATEMMVLAKDRPYPKDLGIDLLTLKEKRRRREPPLEYDTIASAKPMPDKITYDPKGNFRIGIEGDSIVAVINGKALRGKRWQDVFYTIMKNGDVTLLDHAAYLGRELYKAELAIRYGRSFEQDGEF